The Aphelocoma coerulescens isolate FSJ_1873_10779 chromosome 2, UR_Acoe_1.0, whole genome shotgun sequence genome contains a region encoding:
- the HEY1 gene encoding hairy/enhancer-of-split related with YRPW motif protein 1, with translation MGETGAGRGAGRALGALLPRPAARRLPDGRPRPAAPVPAIGAMKRAHPEYSSSDSEELDEAVEVEKESADENGNLSSAAGSMSPSTTSQILARKRRRGIIEKRRRDRINNSLSELRRLVPSAFEKQGSAKLEKAEILQMTVDHLKMLHTAGGKGYFDAHALAMDYRSLGFRECLAEVARYLSIIEGLDASDPLRVRLVSHLNNYASQREAASSAHTGIGHIPWGSAFGHHPHIPHPLLLAQNGHGNTSTTASSTEPHHQTRIAAPHAETSSLRVPPNGSVGPVLPVVTSTTKLSPPLLSSMASLSAFPFSFGSFHLLSPNVLSPSAPTQSATLSKPYRPWGTEIGAF, from the exons ATGGGAGAGACGGGCGCCGGGCGAGGCGCGGGACGCGCTCTAGGCGCGCtcctcccgcgccccgccgcccgccgcctccccgacggccgcccgcgccccgccgccccTGTCCCCGCCATCGGTGCCATGAAGCGGGCGCACCCCGAGTACAGCTCGTCGGACAGCGAGGAGCTGGATGAGGCCGTCGAGGTGGAGAAGGAGAGCGCAGACGAGAATGG GAACCTGAGCTCGGCCGCGGGCTCCATGTCTCCCTCCACCACCTCGCAGATCTTGGCCAGGAAGAGGCGCCGAGGG ATCATCGAGAAGCGCCGCCGCGACCGCATCAACAACAGCCTGTCCGAGCTGAGGAGGCTGGTGCCCAGCGCCTTTGAGAAGCAG GGATCAGCCAAGCTGGAAAAAGCAGAGATTCTGCAGATGACTGTCGATCACCTGAAAATGCTGCATACAGCAGGAGGGAAAG GTTATTTTGATGCTCATGCTTTGGCTATGGACTATCGGAGTCTAGGGTTTCGAGAGTGCCTGGCTGAAGTTGCTCGATACCTGAGTATCATAGAGGGTCTGGATGCCTCTGATCCTCTGCGAGTTCGCCTCGTGTCTCATCTCAACAACTACGCCTCTCAACGGGAAGCAGCGAGTAGTGCACACACTGGCATTGGACACATTCCTTGGGGCAGTGCCTTTGGACATCACCCTCACATACCTCACCCGTTGCTGCTGGCTCAAAATGGGCATGGTAATACCAGCACTACAGCATCTTCCACAGAACCACATCACCAGACCAGAATTGCTGCCCCACATGCTGAAACTTCCTCACTCAGAGTGCCCCCAAATGGCAGCGTTGGACCAGTGCTCCCTGTGGTCACGTCTACTACCAAActgtctcctcctctcctctcctccatgGCATCTCTGTCTGCGTTCCCCTTCTCATTTGGCTCCTTCCATCTGCTGTCTCCCAACGTGCTGAGCCCATCTGCACCAACACAGTCAGCAACGCTCAGCAAACCGTACAGACCCTGGGGGACTGAGATTGGCGCCTTCTAA